From Myxococcales bacterium, the proteins below share one genomic window:
- a CDS encoding matrixin family metalloprotease → MSRRLVRTAHVTAALVALGVVGLAPRDALAFCRSRTVSIDPSFNPSDSGRCNEEGLPLFWRNACVGYSIDNRVSRKLAFEDVANVVARSFTRWTGASCTTEGAATSRTSIDVRDVGPALCQKVETALDRPNVNVILFRDNEWKTADGAARSPETIGLTTVKFNTETGEIFGADMELNTFHHNMTAGEPGGNDYDLTSVVTHEAGHFLGMAHSEQTQAVMFATYDKGRSSARELHADDVRGICSVYRPDGTRPVLGGKVTSGGACDPTPYAGLQRDCESEADTGGCGVVATSASAPSPGVPLFATFACLGAALVMRHRRRQP, encoded by the coding sequence GTGAGCCGGCGGCTCGTGCGGACCGCGCACGTCACGGCGGCGCTCGTCGCCCTCGGGGTCGTGGGCCTCGCGCCGCGAGACGCCCTCGCTTTTTGTCGATCGCGGACCGTGTCGATCGACCCGTCGTTCAACCCGAGCGACTCGGGCCGGTGCAACGAAGAGGGGCTGCCGCTCTTCTGGCGGAACGCGTGCGTCGGCTACAGCATCGACAACCGCGTCTCACGCAAGCTCGCCTTCGAGGACGTCGCCAACGTGGTGGCGCGCAGCTTCACCCGGTGGACGGGCGCGAGCTGCACGACCGAGGGCGCGGCCACGTCACGAACCAGCATCGACGTGCGCGACGTCGGGCCAGCGCTCTGCCAGAAGGTCGAGACGGCCCTCGACAGGCCGAACGTCAACGTCATCCTCTTTCGCGACAACGAATGGAAGACGGCCGACGGCGCCGCACGCTCGCCCGAGACGATCGGGCTCACGACCGTGAAGTTCAACACGGAGACCGGCGAGATCTTCGGCGCCGACATGGAGCTCAACACGTTCCACCACAACATGACGGCGGGCGAGCCGGGTGGGAACGACTACGACCTCACGAGCGTCGTGACCCACGAGGCGGGGCATTTCCTCGGCATGGCGCACTCGGAGCAGACCCAGGCGGTCATGTTCGCGACGTACGACAAGGGTCGCTCGAGCGCGCGGGAGCTCCACGCCGACGACGTGCGCGGCATCTGCTCGGTGTACCGCCCCGACGGGACCCGCCCCGTGCTCGGAGGGAAGGTCACGAGCGGCGGGGCCTGCGACCCCACGCCCTACGCCGGGCTCCAGCGCGACTGCGAATCGGAGGCCGACACGGGTGGCTGCGGCGTCGTCGCCACGTCGGCATCGGCCCCGAGCCCCGGCGTGCCCCTCTTCGCGACCTTCGCGTGCCTCGGCGCGGCGCTCGTGATGCGCCACCGCCGAAGGCAGCCCTGA